In Thermothelomyces thermophilus ATCC 42464 chromosome 4, complete sequence, a single genomic region encodes these proteins:
- a CDS encoding glycoside hydrolase family 61 protein (CAZy_ID 268050): MSSFTSKGLLSALMGAATVAAHGHVTNIVINGVSYQNFDPFTHPYMQNPPTVVGWTASNTDNGFVGPESFSSPDIICHKSATNAGGHAVVAAGDKVFIQWDTWPESHHGPVIDYLADCGDAGCEKVDKTTLKFFKISESGLLDGTNAPGKWASDTLIANNNSWLVQIPPNIAPGNYVLRHEIIALHSAGQQNGAQNYPQCFNLQVTGSGTQKPSGVLGTELYKATDAGILANIYTSPVTYQIPGPAIISGASAVQQTTSAITASASAITGSATAAPTAATTTAAAAATTTTTAGSRCYRHALDRRLSFFRPACSYHRCRYLQPCSPDPLRWSEEAPSPRP, translated from the coding sequence ATGTCTTCCTTCACCTCCAAGGGTCTCCTTTCCGCCCTCATGGGCGCGGCAACGGTTGCCGCCCACGGTCACGTCACCAACATCGTCATCAACGGCGTCTCATACCAGAACTTCGACCCATTCACGCACCCTTATATGCAGAACCCTCCGACGGTTGTCGGCTGGACCGCGAGCAACACGGACAACGGCTTCGTCGGCCCCGAGTCCTTCTCTAGCCCGGACATCATCTGCCACAAGTCCGCCACCAACGCTGGCGGCCATGCCGTCGTCGCGGCCGGCGATAAGGTCTTCATCCAGTGGGACACCTGGCCCGAGTCGCACCACGGTCCGGTCATCGACTATCTCGCCGACTGCGGCGACGCGGGCTGCGAGAAGGTCGACAAGACCACGCtcaagttcttcaagatcaGCGAGTCCGGCCTGCTCGACGGCACTAACGCCCCCGGCAAGTGGGCGTCCGACACGCTGATCGCCAACAACAACTCGTGGCTGGTCCAGATCCCGCCCAACATCGCCCCGGGCAACTACGTCCTGCGCCACGAGATCATCGCCCTGCACAGCGCCGGCCAGCAGAACGGCGCCCAGAACTACCCTCAGTGCTTCAACCTGCAGGTCACCGGCTCCGGCACTCAGAAGCCCTCCGGCGTCCTCGGCACCGAGCTCTACAAGGCCACCGACGCCGGCATCCTGGCCAACATCTACACCTCGCCCGTCACCTACCAGATCCCCGGCCCGGCCATCATCTCGGGCGCCTCCGCCGTCCAGCAGACCACCTCGGCCATCACCGCCTCTGCTAGCGCCATCACCGGCTCCGCTACCGCCGCGCCCACGgctgccaccaccaccgccgccgccgccgccaccactaccaccaccgcTGGCTCCCGGTGCTACCGCCACGCCCTCGACCGGCGGCTCTCCTTCTTCCGCCCAGCCTGCTCCTACCACCGCTGCCGCTACCTCCAGCCCTGCTCGCCCGACCCGCTGCGCTGGTCTGAAGAAGCGCCGTCGCCACGCCCGTGA